A genome region from Solanum pennellii chromosome 12, SPENNV200 includes the following:
- the LOC107006011 gene encoding NAC domain-containing protein 17-like, producing the protein MKMFELSDSDSFAVFASSKNVFPPGFRFHPTDEELVLYYLKKKICRKRILLDAIAETDVYKWEPEDLPDLSKLKTGDRQWFFFSPRDRKYPNGARANRGTKRGHWKVTGKDRIIMCNSRAVGLKKTLVFYKGRAPVGERTDWVMHEYTMDEEELKKCQNAQDYYALYKVFKKSGSGPKNGEQYGAPFREEEWADDECPSAKGFVHQDNSTNHVIEAPSVDGRLEELLNPVLMEPLSVDYDYAVEQLVQEEDTRSTLLYHSAKEVNFPHRSAVIAPAKESFDLTQSGTSQRQLHEALEVTSAPVIYEQQPHVVEEDFLEMDDLLGPEPSTQNFDNLGPCVQNFDEAGPSGQNFDMPAGNFEDLPFDYFDGLAEFDLYHDAPLLDDVRTTEVGQNTEPYMNNLVNGSVNPASTTYINTFQHEMMNNQPMYLNNSEQISNQLWVHDQRFNISYPSEANQLVAPPATSGVVYDSILANHPMDANQNQLPNQDEGTPSWLASQLWAFVDSIPTAPAIAAESPVVNSAFKRMSSFSKMRINARNMNVVAAGNTATSRSSRYSKNGLFYFSFVGILCAILCVLLGTFVDILRRPISS; encoded by the exons ATGAAGATGTTTGAGTTATCTGATTCGGATTCGTTTGCTGTTTTTGCATCATCAAAGAATGTTTTTCCACCGGGATTTAGGTTTCATCCGACTGATGAGGAACTTGTTCTGTactatttgaagaagaagatctgCCGGAAGAGGATTCTGCTTGATGCCATTGCTGAGACTGATGTTTACAAATGGGAACCGGAGGACTTGCCTg ATCTATCTAAGTTGAAAACTGGGGACCGCCAGTGGTTCTTCTTTAGCCCCAGAGATCGAAAGTATCCTAATGGAGCACGGGCAAACAGGGGAACGAAGCGTGGGCACTGGAAAGTTACAGGAAAGGATCGAATCATTATGTGCAACTCTCGTGCTGTTGGACTTAAGAAGACCCTAGTCTTTTATAAAGGCCGAGCACCGGTAGGTGAACGGACAGACTGGGTGATGCATGAGTATACTATGGATGAAGAAGAGctgaaaaaatgtcaaaacGCCCAGGACTACTATGCGCTTTACAAGGTATTTAAGAAGAGTGGCTCCGGGCCTAAGAATGGTGAGCAGTATGGTGCACCTTTTAGAGAAGAGGAGTGGGCTGATGATGAATGTCCTAGTGCCAAAGGCTTTGTCCATCAGGATAATTCCACTAACCATGTTATTGAAGCTCCTTCTGTGGATGGTAGACTTGAGGAGTTGTTGAACCCCGTGCTTATGGAGCCACTTTCTGTAGATTATGATTATGCAGTGGAGCAGCTTGTACAGGAGGAAGATACTCGAAGTACCTTGCTATATCATTCCgcaaaggaagtcaattttccCCACCGCAGTGCGGTGATTGCCCCAGCAAAGGAAAGCTTTGACTTGACACAGTCAGGCACATCACAGCGACAGTTGCATGAGGCACTAGAAGTCACATCTGCTCCTGTTATTTATGAACAGCAGCCACATGTGGTGGAAGAGGATTTTCTGGAGATGGATGACCTTCTTGGCCCGGAGCCAAGCACTCAGAACTTTGATAACTTGGGGCCGTGTGTTCAAAACTTTGATGAGGCAGGCCCAAGTGGTCAAAACTTTGATATGCCTGCTGGAAACTTCGAAGATTTGCCATTCGATTATTTTGATGGGTTGGCAGAGTTTGACCTGTACCATGATGCACCCTTGCTTGATGATGTAAGAACAACTGAAGTTGGGCAAAATACTGAACCATACATGAACAACTTAGTGAATGGTTCTGTTAACCCTGCTTCTACAACGTATATAAACACTTTCCAGCATGAAATGATGAACAACCAGCCAATGTATTTGAATAATTCCGAACAGATTAGCAATCAACTGTGGGTACACGATCAAAGGTTCAATATCTCTTACCCCAGCGAGGCAAATCAGTTGGTTGCTCCTCCAGCTACTTCAG GTGTTGTATATGATAGTATTTTGGCAAATCATCCTATGGACGCAAATCAAAATCAACTACCCAATCAAGATGAAGGTACACCATCATGGTTAGCCTCTCAGTTGTGGGCCTTCGTGGATTCTATACCTACTGCTCCTGCTATAGCTGCTGAAAGTCCTGTGGTTAATAGTGCCTTTAAGCGCATGTCTAGCTTTAGTAAGATGAGAATAAACGCCAGGAACATGAATGTTGTGGCAGCAGGTAATACAGCAACTTCAAGAAGTTCGCGCTACTCTAAGAATGggcttttttatttttcttttgttggaaTACTGTGTGCAATCTTATGTGTGTTACTAGGAACATTTGTCGACATCTTGAGGAGACCCATATCCTCTTAA
- the LOC107006031 gene encoding uncharacterized oxidoreductase At4g09670 has product MADSTIQIGILGCAEIARKVSRAILLSQTATLYAVGSRTIEKAQKFAADNGFPATAKVYGSYEEVVDDPNVDAVYVPLPTSLHIKWAVLAAQKKKHLLLEKPVGLNVEEVDVILAACEANGVQFMDGTMWMHHPRTAKMREFLSDAKLFGELKSVNTCFTFTADQYFLENDIRVKPDLDGLGALGDVGWYCIRGILWAADYELPKSVIATRNPVFNKAGVIISCGASLLWEDGKVGTFHCSFLSNLTMDITAVGTKGTLHLHDFIIPFEEKKASFTSAVESGFKELVTGWEPKPSEHTVTTEIPQEALMVREFCKLVRSIKTEGAKPEKKWPTLSRKTTLVMDAVKASIETGFEAVEIVS; this is encoded by the exons ATGGCAGATTCCACCATACAAATCGGAATCTTAGGCTGTGCTGAAATTGCACGTAAAGTCTCACGGGCTATACTCCTTTCACAAACCGCTACTCTCTACGCCGTCGGCAGTCGTACAATCGAAAAAGCCCAAAAATTCGCCGCCGACAATGGTTTTCCGGCGACGGCGAAAGTGTACGGTAGCTATGAAGAAGTTGTCGACGATCCAAATGTTGATGCGGTTTATGTGCCGTTACCGACAAGTCTTCATATCAAATGGGCTGTGCTTGCTGCCCAGAAGAAGAAGCATTTGTTGCTGGAAAAGCCTGTAGGGTTGAATGTTGAAGAAGTGGATGTGATTTTGGCGGCGTGTGAAGCTAATGGAGTGCAGTTTATGGATGGTACTATGTGGATGCATCATCCGAGGACGGCGAAGATGAGAGAATTTCTTTCCGATGCAAAGCTATTTGGGGAACTCAAATCG GTAAACACTTGTTTCACCTTTACTGCTGATCAATACTTCCTCGAAAATGACATTCGTGTAAAACCAGATCTTGATGGTCTTGGTGCTCTTGGTGACGTTGGGTGGTATTGCATTAGAGGAATTTTGTGGGCTGCAGATTACGAGCTTCCCAAATCAGTAATTGCTACGCGAAACCCTGTGTTCAACAAGGCAGGAGTGATTATATCATGCGGTGCTTCTTTATTGTGGGAAGACGGGAAGGTGGGAACTTTTCATTGCTCTTTCCTATCCAACTTGACAATGGATATAACCGCTGTTGGAACAAAAGGCACGTTACACCTTCACGACTTCATCATCCCTTTCGAGGAGAAGAAAGCTTCATTTACCTCAGCAGTTGAATCTGGATTCAAAGAACTCGTAACAGGATGGGAGCCAAAACCAAGCGAGCACACGGTCACAACAGAAATTCCCCAAGAAGCTCTCATGGTTAGGGAATTCTGTAAGCTGGTTCGAAGTATTAAAACTGAAGGCGCGAAACCTGAGAAGAAATGGCCAACTCTTAGCAGGAAGACAACTCTGGTTATGGATGCTGTCAAGGCATCGATCGAAACAGGTTTTGAAGCAGTTGAGATTGTAAGTTAA